The following are from one region of the Ruficoccus sp. ZRK36 genome:
- a CDS encoding LacI family DNA-binding transcriptional regulator yields MSSDKSRTTLQDIADRLGYGRSTISLALRNHTSLPKATRDKIQRVAREMGYQPSPLVSALMAQIRDKRKSQREQIGIVTRFDGPIRQVKVSGHYYQLLYKAIEEAATDLGYDITEFPIRKETPMLSGKRLSHILKTRNIHGLIFFPGGNFFGDKDFPELEWEHFSTVMIGYNTCLTEHHSVNSHYSYDIDLALQHAIRCGYKRIGLTITEFMERATDFGWSSRFMLYQSRIAPEDRIPIMHFNDYDEVVPWFQEYRPEVILCADNGPIHALERVGLSVPKDAGVILLIQRNIEGCAGVNPFTDEVGRASVELLNSLLQTNQRGLPQFARNITVKGSWVPGASFPEPAESSAQKKTGR; encoded by the coding sequence ATGTCCTCTGATAAATCCAGAACAACCCTTCAGGATATCGCTGATCGTCTGGGCTACGGGCGCTCAACCATATCGCTCGCGCTGCGCAACCATACGAGCCTGCCCAAGGCGACCCGCGATAAGATCCAGCGGGTCGCGAGGGAAATGGGGTATCAGCCCAGTCCGCTGGTTTCGGCGCTGATGGCGCAGATCCGGGACAAGCGAAAGAGCCAGCGTGAGCAGATCGGCATTGTCACGCGTTTTGATGGACCGATACGGCAGGTGAAGGTTTCCGGGCATTATTATCAACTGCTGTACAAGGCGATCGAGGAGGCGGCCACCGATTTAGGCTACGACATCACAGAATTCCCGATCCGCAAAGAGACGCCGATGCTGTCGGGCAAGCGTCTGTCGCACATTCTCAAAACCCGCAATATTCACGGGCTTATCTTCTTTCCCGGCGGAAATTTCTTCGGGGACAAGGACTTCCCCGAACTGGAGTGGGAGCATTTTTCCACGGTGATGATCGGGTATAATACCTGCCTGACCGAGCACCATTCCGTGAACTCCCACTATAGCTATGATATCGACCTGGCCCTGCAGCACGCGATTCGCTGTGGTTATAAGCGGATAGGGCTGACCATCACGGAGTTTATGGAGCGTGCGACGGACTTCGGCTGGAGCTCCCGCTTCATGCTCTATCAGAGTCGTATCGCTCCTGAGGACCGTATTCCGATCATGCACTTTAATGACTACGACGAGGTCGTGCCCTGGTTCCAGGAGTACCGGCCCGAGGTCATCCTGTGTGCGGATAATGGCCCGATCCATGCACTGGAGAGGGTTGGTCTGAGTGTCCCGAAGGACGCAGGGGTCATCTTGCTCATTCAGCGCAACATCGAAGGTTGTGCGGGCGTGAACCCCTTCACGGACGAGGTGGGGCGCGCTTCGGTGGAGCTGCTTAACTCGCTGCTACAGACAAACCAGCGCGGTCTGCCACAGTTTGCCCGCAATATTACGGTCAAAGGAAGCTGGGTGCCCGGAGCATCCTTCCCAGAACCAGCCGAGTCATCAGCACAAAAAAAGACCGGGCGCTGA
- a CDS encoding sulfatase, with translation MKVVYVLFDSLNRHLLPPYGGSIIAPNFQRLAERSVTFDTSYVCSMPCIPARRDMHTGRPNFLHRAWGPLEPFDDSMPKMLRDAGVYTHLVSDHCHYWEEGGTNYHTKFNTWEAIRGQEGDPWFPQVRDPEPTEASILRSETGSLKRPCSGADAMVRQDVINRQAMPEPHLQPMSQVFTQARHFVERNHAEDNWFLQIETFDPHEPFFSHRCYKDLYDEHFKNYKGRDIDWPPYRAVKETPEEVEHMRYQYAALVSMCDEKMGHVLDWMDQYEMWDDTMLIVGTDHGFLLGEHDCWAKCWTPFYEEIAHTPFFVWDPRSGARNERRKALVQPSIDVVPTVLGAFGQEPTPRMTGHDLAATVADDTPVRETAVFGLFGAHVNITDGRYVYMRGNPDGQPNSPLYEYTLMPANMREAFPTSRFQEPFETASFDFTQGCHVMKIPAASGMPGGESITPTFDTKLFDLNQDPDQESPIQDAAVEERLLAALDGHMRQLDAPIEQWERLGMACETAKL, from the coding sequence ATGAAAGTTGTTTACGTCCTTTTTGATTCGCTCAATCGCCACCTTTTGCCCCCTTACGGAGGCTCGATCATTGCCCCGAATTTCCAGCGTCTGGCCGAGCGGAGCGTCACTTTTGACACTTCCTATGTTTGCAGCATGCCCTGCATCCCGGCGCGTCGCGATATGCATACCGGGCGTCCAAACTTTCTGCACCGCGCCTGGGGTCCGCTTGAGCCGTTTGACGACTCGATGCCGAAGATGCTGCGTGATGCCGGTGTGTACACCCACCTCGTTAGCGATCACTGCCACTACTGGGAAGAGGGTGGTACTAACTACCACACGAAGTTTAACACCTGGGAGGCGATTCGTGGCCAGGAGGGTGACCCGTGGTTCCCGCAGGTGCGTGACCCCGAGCCGACTGAGGCCTCCATCCTGCGTTCGGAGACAGGCTCGCTGAAGCGCCCCTGCTCGGGTGCCGACGCGATGGTCCGGCAGGACGTGATCAATCGGCAGGCCATGCCCGAGCCACACCTGCAGCCGATGTCTCAGGTCTTCACTCAGGCCCGTCATTTTGTAGAGCGTAACCATGCCGAGGATAACTGGTTCCTGCAGATTGAGACTTTTGACCCGCACGAGCCGTTCTTCAGCCACCGCTGCTACAAGGATCTCTACGACGAGCATTTCAAGAACTACAAGGGCCGCGATATTGACTGGCCTCCGTACCGGGCGGTGAAGGAAACGCCGGAAGAGGTCGAGCACATGCGCTATCAATACGCAGCGCTCGTCTCCATGTGCGACGAAAAGATGGGGCATGTGCTGGACTGGATGGACCAGTACGAGATGTGGGATGATACCATGCTCATCGTCGGCACGGACCATGGGTTCCTGTTGGGCGAACATGACTGCTGGGCCAAGTGCTGGACTCCCTTCTACGAGGAGATCGCGCACACCCCGTTCTTTGTCTGGGACCCACGCAGCGGGGCCCGTAACGAGCGCCGCAAGGCCCTCGTCCAGCCCTCGATCGACGTCGTCCCGACCGTGCTGGGTGCCTTTGGGCAGGAGCCGACCCCGCGCATGACCGGGCACGACCTGGCAGCGACGGTGGCCGACGATACCCCCGTGCGCGAGACCGCGGTCTTCGGGTTGTTCGGGGCGCACGTCAACATCACCGATGGGCGCTACGTCTACATGCGCGGCAACCCGGACGGCCAGCCCAATAGCCCTCTGTACGAGTATACGCTGATGCCCGCCAACATGCGGGAGGCATTCCCAACATCGCGCTTCCAGGAGCCGTTTGAAACCGCGAGTTTTGATTTTACCCAAGGTTGCCACGTGATGAAAATCCCCGCTGCCTCGGGTATGCCGGGAGGTGAGTCCATCACTCCGACGTTCGACACGAAGCTGTTTGATCTGAATCAGGATCCGGATCAGGAGTCACCGATTCAGGATGCAGCGGTGGAGGAGCGTCTGCTGGCCGCGCTTGATGGACACATGCGTCAGCTAGATGCCCCTATCGAGCAGTGGGAGCGCCTCGGCATGGCCTGCGAGACGGCCAAGCTCTAG
- a CDS encoding heparinase II/III family protein, translated as MNLALPVGLMLTVSACGSEPKAAVSNAELSRQDLPLVSEARVEEITEWMPAEPQVLYPRADDRAVWDRWYPTKEGQTVIERAQVAMGERPDILTQALYDDFKLTGDRQSFEKPFWKRLKNLQYLVMAEALENKGRFLPAIESYVSAINDEPAWIMPAHAGDRKLWEDNYDKIDLGASIRGWSLACTDWVLQDRLQPETRERIREEVNARVLEPYLEHINSGVTGDFWFLRASNNWNAVCNAGVLGMALILMEAPEDRARIAAAFELYTQRFIEGFGDDGFCQEGLGYWNFGFGFYLVGADLLKHATGGELDLLSTDKIRAISQFGRRWQISGNHYPAFSDARLTDKPAGWMLDYIAVNFGEGTISPVPNLKAGLNVSLLDVSLPRPEVPEKASASPLALRDWFPDGGALISRRHPDPNKGLAVAMKSGHNAQLHNHNDSGSYVIANNGHLAAGDLGRDAYVKDTFNENRYRSQAINSFGHPVPLVAGKQQSRGAQARAVSVQTDFSETSDMWEMELTSAYDVPALEELIRTYIFDRAGGGALEILDEVRFKEGSPEDFGTAIVVLPGYKFEILDEQSLRIRNAEDPSGKSDLLVRYEELGGQALVLNQKPVIGIVPNDPPRGTRLGIDLAEPAEEATLRLTFTPWPETIGETASLD; from the coding sequence GTGAATCTGGCTCTGCCGGTCGGTCTTATGCTGACGGTGAGTGCCTGCGGCTCTGAGCCCAAGGCAGCCGTCAGCAATGCCGAACTCTCGCGGCAGGACTTGCCGCTGGTGAGTGAGGCGCGTGTGGAGGAGATCACCGAGTGGATGCCTGCTGAGCCGCAGGTGCTCTATCCGCGTGCGGATGATCGCGCGGTCTGGGATCGCTGGTATCCCACGAAAGAGGGGCAGACCGTGATCGAGCGGGCGCAGGTGGCGATGGGCGAGCGCCCGGACATCCTGACGCAAGCGCTCTATGACGACTTCAAGCTGACGGGCGACCGCCAGAGTTTTGAGAAGCCCTTTTGGAAGCGGTTGAAGAATCTGCAATATCTGGTCATGGCCGAGGCGCTGGAGAACAAGGGTCGCTTCCTGCCCGCCATCGAAAGCTACGTGTCGGCTATCAATGATGAGCCCGCGTGGATCATGCCCGCCCACGCCGGTGACCGGAAGCTCTGGGAAGATAACTACGACAAGATCGATCTCGGGGCGTCGATCCGTGGGTGGTCTCTGGCCTGTACGGACTGGGTCCTGCAGGATCGTCTCCAGCCCGAGACACGCGAACGCATTCGCGAGGAGGTCAATGCCCGTGTGCTTGAGCCCTATCTGGAGCATATCAACAGCGGCGTCACGGGGGACTTCTGGTTCCTGAGAGCCAGTAATAACTGGAACGCGGTCTGCAATGCCGGGGTGCTCGGCATGGCACTGATCCTGATGGAAGCTCCTGAAGACCGGGCCCGGATCGCGGCGGCCTTTGAGCTGTATACGCAGCGCTTTATCGAGGGCTTCGGTGATGATGGGTTTTGCCAGGAAGGCTTGGGCTACTGGAACTTCGGGTTCGGCTTCTACCTGGTCGGGGCCGATCTGCTCAAGCACGCCACGGGTGGGGAGCTGGACCTGCTCTCGACGGATAAGATTCGGGCGATCTCGCAGTTCGGACGGCGCTGGCAGATCTCCGGTAACCATTACCCGGCGTTCAGTGATGCGCGGCTGACAGATAAGCCCGCGGGCTGGATGCTCGACTACATTGCCGTAAACTTTGGAGAGGGCACGATCAGCCCAGTCCCGAATCTCAAGGCCGGGCTGAATGTTTCGCTGCTGGATGTCTCGCTGCCGCGGCCCGAGGTGCCTGAAAAGGCGAGTGCCTCCCCGCTGGCCCTGCGTGACTGGTTCCCCGATGGTGGGGCATTGATCAGCCGTCGCCATCCGGACCCGAACAAGGGCTTGGCTGTGGCGATGAAGTCCGGCCACAACGCGCAACTGCACAACCATAACGACTCGGGCTCCTACGTCATCGCCAACAACGGGCATCTCGCGGCAGGCGATCTCGGGCGCGATGCCTATGTGAAAGATACGTTCAACGAGAACCGCTACCGCAGTCAGGCGATCAACTCCTTTGGGCATCCGGTGCCGCTGGTGGCGGGTAAGCAGCAGAGCCGGGGTGCTCAGGCGCGCGCAGTCAGTGTGCAGACAGATTTTAGCGAGACCTCTGACATGTGGGAGATGGAGCTGACCAGCGCCTACGACGTGCCCGCTCTGGAGGAGCTGATCCGCACGTATATCTTTGATCGGGCAGGGGGTGGGGCGCTGGAGATTCTCGACGAGGTTCGCTTCAAGGAAGGCAGCCCGGAGGACTTCGGCACGGCGATCGTGGTGCTGCCGGGGTATAAATTTGAAATACTCGACGAGCAGTCCCTGCGCATCCGCAATGCCGAAGACCCGAGCGGTAAGTCCGATCTGCTCGTCCGGTACGAAGAGCTTGGGGGCCAGGCGCTCGTGCTAAATCAAAAGCCGGTCATCGGCATCGTCCCCAACGACCCCCCACGCGGCACTCGACTGGGGATCGACCTGGCGGAGCCCGCCGAGGAGGCGACGCTACGGCTGACCTTCACGCCCTGGCCGGAGACGATAGGGGAAACGGCTTCTTTGGACTGA
- a CDS encoding dihydrodipicolinate synthase family protein, producing MEALNGLVAAPFTPMGPDGELNLSVIPAYAEMLAQRGVSGAFVCGTTGEGASLSVEEREAVAAAWMKARPEGFKVIVHVGHTAQPEACRLAAHASTVGADAISAMAPFFFRPQDCEDLVEWCVPIAASAPGLPFYYYNIPSMTGVDFSGEEFLTRAHGRIPNLRGIKYTYEDVKDYSACLAFADGKYDILFGRDELLLEGWSAGARGAVGSTYNYASPLYLGLIDALASGDSIEARELQNKSIRMIDICNGIGVGHLAASKALMGLLGVDCGPVRSPLKQPDATQVEEMVKALEDEGFFEYAQIEPRLV from the coding sequence ATGGAAGCATTGAATGGATTGGTGGCTGCACCGTTTACGCCCATGGGGCCTGATGGAGAGTTAAACCTGTCAGTCATCCCGGCCTATGCTGAGATGCTGGCCCAGCGCGGGGTGAGTGGAGCCTTTGTCTGCGGTACGACCGGGGAGGGGGCCTCCCTGAGCGTTGAGGAGCGCGAGGCTGTGGCAGCGGCGTGGATGAAGGCGAGGCCGGAGGGCTTTAAAGTGATCGTACATGTCGGGCACACCGCCCAGCCCGAGGCCTGCCGACTGGCGGCGCACGCCTCCACTGTCGGCGCCGATGCGATTTCTGCCATGGCCCCGTTCTTCTTCCGCCCGCAGGACTGCGAAGACCTGGTCGAGTGGTGCGTGCCAATCGCGGCCTCGGCCCCCGGCTTACCCTTTTATTACTATAATATCCCCAGCATGACCGGGGTGGATTTCTCGGGGGAGGAGTTCCTGACACGAGCCCATGGTCGGATTCCTAATCTGCGTGGCATCAAGTACACTTATGAGGATGTTAAGGACTACTCGGCCTGCTTGGCATTTGCAGATGGTAAATACGATATTCTCTTCGGGCGCGACGAGCTACTGCTCGAAGGTTGGAGCGCTGGCGCGCGCGGTGCGGTCGGGAGTACCTATAACTATGCCTCTCCCCTCTACCTGGGCCTGATTGATGCACTGGCGTCGGGGGACTCCATAGAAGCCCGCGAGCTCCAAAATAAGTCCATACGTATGATCGATATCTGCAATGGAATCGGGGTTGGCCACCTGGCTGCGAGCAAGGCTCTGATGGGACTGCTGGGGGTGGACTGTGGTCCGGTCCGCAGCCCGCTCAAACAGCCGGATGCTACCCAGGTCGAGGAGATGGTCAAAGCGCTGGAAGATGAGGGTTTTTTTGAGTACGCACAAATCGAGCCACGGCTGGTCTGA
- a CDS encoding FAD-dependent oxidoreductase: MEASSPFDRVNHVTVYGSGWVGFSAARALASQGLSTVLVGEDGDLLWESSRALEVDAADAGEKLREWLPEGMVSVDAPRMEITAADELLNTQAPLSTLLYTPAVAVSVEGSTLQALTVSTKKGLRNIQAHTFVDASERGTLASLCAGAKVQPKQPDALMRTAVIYCDSDIERLDAHAAKLVAEDSDLTWESIPGSPNERHLRWKAKGLWHTELEKQLQSLRSGADCPHFVVSHCSLKDYPVYSQSKAPTQEGLPSNLFVLSPALQADKIETLNERFELGLRALKLVPGEDAQEALSELPECELQPTEELKGYDVVVAGTGTAGAVAAIAAARKGARVLCLDQAAYPGGIGTGGMICGYFYGHPGGIQDELDKTTGLACELFTGHTAKGSWHHDAKKLVLLKQFDQDGVRFLGNTHLCEVCKDDSGRVLALIAMVDGVLTRIPATAFIDSTGDGDLCHHAGTPINNEGRPGDARKLAYSQSGLYLRSGPRGLLVHGGNFDAGWADFNDPCDATRAKLTGLAQYKCKDWSADHRPITMAAALGVRQTRNVATDYAVTLDDLVAHHSFEDSIGEVRTVADTHSVDFEFESDELAFYYWICRGFKNLQYCQVPYRSLLPEGLTNVWIACRASGISNDASYGLRMQREMQRFGEAAGYAAVLCLPLDGESRRVPMDQLQAMLAESGASDPVEDTNPRPDDLLACFEKKLPGVFLWYLYEEQEQYRDALLERLNSSEPTESFYSAAILAMWGDGRAQPRLIQAILDQEKGPDPEEHWVPGAFGQCVDIPFWLQAVMMLRRGGDSECLDALCQLAGQKDMPLNVRTILAGTLERLAERVGPHPTLVSALEALTASPVDDAVQPPSRSLWHTIYKIPQKKLYNDQGVVTHQDHSWQLHLIIARTRTQLGLPIQPEALAFAQDERGFVREAYAQLESAPKAPAAATV, from the coding sequence ATGGAAGCCTCGTCTCCCTTTGACCGGGTCAACCACGTTACCGTTTATGGCAGCGGTTGGGTCGGCTTTTCTGCCGCCCGTGCCTTGGCCAGCCAGGGTCTCAGTACCGTACTCGTCGGCGAGGACGGAGACCTCCTGTGGGAATCCAGCCGCGCGCTGGAAGTCGATGCCGCTGACGCCGGTGAAAAGCTCCGCGAGTGGCTGCCCGAGGGCATGGTATCCGTCGACGCCCCGCGGATGGAAATCACCGCTGCGGACGAGCTTCTCAACACCCAGGCTCCCCTGAGCACCCTGCTCTACACCCCGGCAGTCGCAGTCTCCGTAGAGGGTAGCACCCTGCAGGCCCTCACCGTCTCTACGAAGAAAGGCCTCCGCAATATCCAGGCCCATACCTTTGTCGATGCCAGCGAGCGCGGCACCCTCGCCAGCCTCTGTGCCGGTGCCAAGGTGCAGCCCAAGCAGCCGGATGCCCTGATGCGTACCGCAGTCATCTACTGCGATAGCGATATTGAGCGGCTTGATGCCCATGCGGCCAAGCTGGTCGCGGAAGACTCGGACCTGACATGGGAGTCCATCCCCGGCAGCCCGAATGAGCGCCACCTGCGCTGGAAAGCCAAAGGCCTCTGGCACACCGAACTCGAAAAGCAGTTGCAGAGCCTGCGCTCAGGTGCGGACTGCCCGCACTTCGTCGTCAGCCACTGCTCTCTGAAGGACTACCCGGTTTACAGCCAGTCCAAGGCCCCCACCCAGGAAGGCCTGCCCTCCAACCTTTTCGTCCTCAGCCCGGCACTCCAGGCTGATAAAATCGAGACCCTCAACGAACGCTTCGAGCTCGGTCTCAGAGCGCTCAAACTCGTTCCCGGTGAGGACGCCCAAGAGGCCCTCTCCGAGCTGCCCGAGTGCGAGCTCCAGCCCACCGAGGAGCTCAAAGGCTACGATGTCGTCGTCGCTGGCACTGGCACCGCCGGAGCCGTGGCAGCGATTGCCGCCGCCCGCAAGGGGGCGCGTGTGCTCTGTCTCGACCAGGCCGCCTATCCCGGTGGCATCGGTACAGGTGGGATGATCTGTGGCTATTTCTACGGGCACCCCGGCGGCATCCAGGACGAGCTGGATAAGACCACCGGTCTGGCCTGCGAGCTTTTCACCGGCCACACCGCAAAAGGCAGCTGGCACCACGACGCCAAGAAACTCGTCCTGCTCAAGCAGTTCGACCAGGACGGCGTCCGCTTCCTCGGAAACACCCATCTATGTGAAGTCTGTAAGGATGACAGCGGTCGCGTGCTGGCCTTGATCGCGATGGTCGACGGCGTTTTGACCCGTATCCCTGCCACCGCCTTCATCGACTCTACCGGCGACGGCGACCTATGCCACCATGCCGGCACCCCGATCAATAACGAGGGACGCCCCGGAGACGCCCGTAAGCTGGCCTACTCCCAGTCCGGCCTCTATCTGCGCAGCGGCCCGCGCGGCCTGCTCGTGCATGGCGGTAACTTCGACGCGGGCTGGGCTGACTTTAACGACCCATGCGACGCCACCCGTGCCAAGCTAACCGGCCTGGCCCAGTATAAGTGCAAGGACTGGAGCGCCGACCACCGCCCGATCACCATGGCTGCCGCGCTCGGCGTCCGCCAGACCCGTAATGTGGCGACAGACTACGCCGTCACCCTCGACGACCTCGTCGCGCATCACAGCTTTGAAGACAGCATTGGCGAGGTCCGCACGGTCGCCGACACGCACTCCGTGGACTTCGAATTCGAGAGCGACGAGCTCGCGTTTTATTACTGGATTTGCCGCGGCTTTAAGAACCTCCAGTACTGCCAGGTCCCGTACCGCTCACTCCTCCCCGAAGGTCTGACCAACGTATGGATCGCCTGCCGTGCATCCGGCATCAGTAATGACGCCTCCTACGGGCTGCGCATGCAGCGGGAGATGCAGCGCTTCGGTGAAGCCGCTGGCTACGCCGCCGTACTCTGCCTGCCCTTAGATGGTGAAAGCCGCCGCGTGCCGATGGACCAGCTGCAGGCCATGCTCGCAGAGAGCGGTGCCAGCGATCCGGTTGAAGACACCAACCCGCGCCCGGACGACCTGCTCGCCTGCTTTGAGAAAAAGCTCCCCGGCGTCTTCCTCTGGTATCTGTATGAAGAGCAGGAGCAGTATCGCGACGCCCTGCTGGAGCGTCTCAACAGCTCCGAGCCCACCGAATCTTTTTACAGCGCCGCCATCCTCGCCATGTGGGGAGACGGCCGCGCACAGCCGCGCCTCATCCAAGCAATCCTGGATCAGGAAAAAGGACCCGATCCCGAAGAGCACTGGGTACCCGGTGCATTCGGCCAGTGCGTGGACATCCCGTTCTGGCTGCAGGCGGTCATGATGCTGCGCCGTGGCGGCGACAGCGAGTGCCTCGATGCGCTTTGCCAGCTCGCCGGACAGAAGGACATGCCCTTAAACGTGCGCACGATCCTGGCCGGGACGCTGGAGCGCCTCGCCGAGCGCGTCGGTCCGCACCCCACCCTCGTCAGCGCCCTTGAGGCATTGACGGCCAGCCCGGTGGATGATGCCGTCCAACCGCCCTCGCGCTCGCTGTGGCATACGATCTACAAGATCCCCCAGAAGAAGCTCTATAACGACCAGGGCGTCGTCACGCACCAGGACCACTCCTGGCAGCTGCATCTGATCATCGCTCGTACACGCACGCAGCTCGGGCTGCCCATCCAGCCAGAGGCCCTCGCCTTTGCGCAGGATGAACGCGGATTCGTACGCGAAGCCTACGCCCAGCTGGAGTCTGCCCCCAAGGCCCCGGCAGCGGCCACCGTGTAG